The DNA segment AGAGAAGTTGGGTCTTGATTACGTGGACATGTACTTGATTCACTGGCCGACGCCGGACTTTGATGATTATGTAGAGACATATAAAGCACTTGAGCAACTGCAGAAGGATGGCAAGGTGAAGGCCATTGGTGTATGTAACTTTAACATTGATCATTTGCAGCGCCTGCTTGATGAATGTGATGTTAAGCCTGCCGTCAACCAAGTTGAATGCCACCCTTATTTAGCGCAAAACAAATTGAAGGATTTTTGTCGTAAAAATGGCATCCTTCTCGAGGCGTGGAGTCCATTAATGCAGGGTGGAGATGTATTGAAGGACGATGTCGTTCAAGCTATCGCGCTTGAGCACAGCAAGACTTCTGCTCAAGTGATCATCCGCTGGCATTTGCAAAATGGAACGATCGTGATTCCGAAGTCGATTACACCTTCCCGTATTGAAGAAAACTTCGATGTCTTTGATTTCGAACTGAGTAATGAGGAAATGAATCAAATCAATGAGCTTGACCGCGGGGAACGTAAAGGCCCCGAGCCAAGTGAGATGAATGTACGATAATAAGGAGGGACGCTTATCAGAGCGTCCTTTTTTATATTCAATATGTTAACTTTTAATTTTTATGGTTGACATAAACCGAACTCATCTTCTATGCTTGTTCTATAATGAGAGGAGGTAAAACATGGAACCTAAGAACAGGTGGAGTCCATTAGATTTAACGATGGGGAGTTTATTTGTTGCAATGATGGCAGTTGGCGCAAACATTACCTCTATAGCTCCTTTTATGGTGATTGGCGGTGTCCCCATTACACTACAGACGTTTTTTGCAATATTGGCAGGGTTGATTCTTGGGAGTCGTTTAGGAGCTCTGTCTCTGTTTACATACATGCTGCTAGGGTTAGCTGGTGCGCCAATATTCGCCCAGTTTAAAGGAGGCTTTGCCATCCTGTTGTCCCCGACCTTTGGGTTCATTGTTTCGTTTATTCTGATTGCCTACATAGCTGGTAAAATGGCAGAACATAAACGCAGCTTGCCTATGTACATTTCGGCAGCAATACTTGCAATGGCCATCAACTATATTTTTGGGACTAATTGGATGTATGCAGCTTATCTCCTTTGGTTTGATGCACCAGAAGGGTTTACCTACAAAATGGCCTGGTACTGGATGGTTTTCCCTTTACCAAAAGATATTGTTCTATCAATATTTGCGGGAGTCATGGCTTATCGTCTTGAGACAGGCATCGTTTCAAAAAGTGCTTTTCGAAATCAGAAAAAGGTTGCTTAAAGGTGGGGTTGTATGCAGAATTGGAAACTATTAGCGGATAAGGTACTTCAAGGGGAGGAAGTAACTGATCAGGAGGCGCTCGCTGTTCTAGAGTGTTCCAATGAAGAATTATTGGAACTGTTACATAGTGCGTACCAGGTTCGTAAGTATTATTATGGAAACCAGGTAAAGTTGAACATGATCATCAATACAAAATCAGGATTTTGTCCAGAGAATTGCGGCTATTGTGCACAATCAAGGGATTCTGCTGCTCCTATACAAAAATACCGTATGATGGACAGGGATGAGATTATTAAAGGGGCTGAGCAAGCCCATCGTCTGAAATCAGGAACGTATTGTATCGTAGCGAGCGGCCGTGGACCATCGAAGCGGGAACTCGATATCGTTACCTCAGCAGTCGAGGAGATTAAAGACAAATACGACATGAAAGTTTGTGCATGTCTTGGTTTACTGAAGCCTGAACAAGCACAACAGTTAAAAGAGGCGGGAGTCGACCGCTACAACAACAATATCAACACCTCTGAACAGCATCATGATAACATTACTACAAGCCACACCTACCATGATCGGATTGCCACCGTCAATCATGCAAAAGAAGCCGGCATTTCACCATGCTCAGGTGTCATCGTTGGAATGAAGGAATCCAAGCAGGATGTCATTGATATGGCACGCGCGTTGAAGGAACTTGATGCGGATTCCATTCCCGTTAATTTTCTGCATGCCATTGATGGAACATTGTTAGAAGGAACGAATGAGCTAACACCGACTTATTGTCTAAAAGTACTTAGCCTATTTCGCTTCATCAATCCTACGAAAGAAATCCGCGTTTCCGGGGGAGAGAGGTTAACTTAAAAAGTCTCCAACCACTCGGGCTATACCCTGCCAATTCGATTTTTGTAGGGGATTACTTGACTACAGCTGGGCAGGAAGGGACAAAAGACCATCAAATGCTAGAGGACCTGGGGTTCGATGTGGATTATGTAACAACTGAAGAGCCGGTATG comes from the Halobacillus shinanisalinarum genome and includes:
- a CDS encoding aldo/keto reductase — encoded protein: MKTVQLHDKVDMPQLGFGVWQVEEKDAEPAVSKAIQTGYRSIDTAAIYGNERQVGEAIANSDVPREELFITTKVWNTDQGYDNTLKAFDVSLEKLGLDYVDMYLIHWPTPDFDDYVETYKALEQLQKDGKVKAIGVCNFNIDHLQRLLDECDVKPAVNQVECHPYLAQNKLKDFCRKNGILLEAWSPLMQGGDVLKDDVVQAIALEHSKTSAQVIIRWHLQNGTIVIPKSITPSRIEENFDVFDFELSNEEMNQINELDRGERKGPEPSEMNVR
- a CDS encoding biotin transporter BioY, giving the protein MEPKNRWSPLDLTMGSLFVAMMAVGANITSIAPFMVIGGVPITLQTFFAILAGLILGSRLGALSLFTYMLLGLAGAPIFAQFKGGFAILLSPTFGFIVSFILIAYIAGKMAEHKRSLPMYISAAILAMAINYIFGTNWMYAAYLLWFDAPEGFTYKMAWYWMVFPLPKDIVLSIFAGVMAYRLETGIVSKSAFRNQKKVA